Within Acidimicrobiales bacterium, the genomic segment GCGGGCCAAGGAGCTGCTGGCCGCGCCGAGCGGTGACCACGTGCTCGGTCAGGACCCCGACACCGGCTTGCCGGTGCTGGTGCGCGCCGGGCGCTTCGGCCCCTACGTCCAGCTCGGCGAGGGCGATCCGGGATCGAAGACCAAGCCCCGCACCTCGTCGCTGCTTCGGACGATGTCCCCCGACGCGCTGAGCCTGGACGAGGCCCTCCGATTGCTGAGCCTGCCCCGGGTTGTCGGAACGGATCCCGCCGACGGGGCCGAGATTCTGGCCCTGAACGGACGATACGGTCCGTACTTGAAGAAGGGTGATGACAGTCGCAGCTTGGCCGCCGAGGACCAGCTGTTCAGCATCACCCTCGAGGAGGCACTGGCCATCTTCGCCCAGCCCAAGCAGCGGGGCGGCCGGGGCGCGGCGGCCGCGCCGCTGCGCGAGCTGGGCCCGGACCCGGTCAGCGATGGACCGATGGTGCTGCGGTCGGGCCGCTTCGGGCCGTACGTGACCGATGGCGAGCTCAACGCGTCGCTGCGCAGGGGCGATGATCCGGAGTCGCTCACCTCCGAGCGCGCCGCAGAGCTCCTGGCCGAGAAGCGGGCCGCGGGACCAGCGCCGGCGCGCAAGGGGGCGCGTCGCGCGGCCAAGGCGGGCTCCGCTCGCGGGTCGGCCAAGACGGCGAAGAAGGGCACCGCCAAGCAGGCGGGGCGCACCACGTCCGCCACGAAGAAGACGACAGCGAAGAAGACTGCTGCCGCCAAGAAGACTGCTGCCGCCAAGAAGACGTCGACCACCAGGAAGGCATCCGCCACCAATACGGCGACGACGAAGAAGAAGGCGGCCGCCCAGGCGGCCACGCGCAGCCGGTCCTGAGCCGGTGGCGCCCGAGGGGGAGCCGCCCGCGATGGCCGCTCGCGGCCGACTTATCGCCCTCGAGGGCCCGGAGGCATCCGGCAAGTCCACTCAGGCCCGGTTGCTCGCCGAGGCCCTCGGTGCGGTGCTGACTCGGGAGCCCGGTGGAACGGCGACTGGCGGGCGGGTTCGCAGCCTGCTCCTCGACAGCGGCGCCAGCCGCATCGATGCGCGGACCGAGGCGCTGCTCATGCTCGCCGATCGGGCCCAGCACGTGAGCGAGATCCTCGAGCCGGCGTTGTCGTCCGGTCGCTGGGTGGTGACCGACCGCTTCTCGGCGTCGCTGCTGGCCTACCAGGGCTTCGGGCGCGGGCTCGACGTGGCCGAGCTCCGGCGGCTGACGTCCTGGGCCT encodes:
- the tmk gene encoding dTMP kinase; its protein translation is MAARGRLIALEGPEASGKSTQARLLAEALGAVLTREPGGTATGGRVRSLLLDSGASRIDARTEALLMLADRAQHVSEILEPALSSGRWVVTDRFSASLLAYQGFGRGLDVAELRRLTSWASGGLWPDLTVLLDVPPEQAAARQSRELDRLEREDGAFHQRVVGGYQALAAAERATWAVVDGSGAEAEVAGRVLAVVTERLGAPGGVTRPE